A single region of the Streptomyces sp. AM 4-1-1 genome encodes:
- a CDS encoding PHP domain-containing protein, with protein MEPVDALGRIAFLLERGGAATYRVQAFRTAAGVVDAMAEGEAARRAADGTLEAVRGIGPKTALVVREALAGRTPDYLERLEEEAAAPLAEGGEALRARLRGDCHLHSDWSDGGSPIEAMGRAAQGLGHSWAALTDHSPRLTVAHGLSPERLRRQLAEVAELNERWAPFRLLTGIECDILPDGSLDQEPELLARLDVVVVSVHSKLRMDRDAMTRRMIAAVRHPHADVLGHCTGRLVTGRGRPESEFDAEEVFAACAEAGTAVEINSRPERLDPPRRLLRRAVEAGVLFAIDTDAHAPGQLDWQIRGCARAEECGVPVDRVVTSWTADELLAWTRDGELPARLA; from the coding sequence GTGGAGCCGGTCGACGCGCTGGGACGGATCGCGTTCCTGCTGGAGCGGGGCGGCGCGGCCACGTATCGCGTACAGGCGTTCCGTACCGCTGCGGGGGTGGTCGATGCGATGGCGGAGGGCGAGGCCGCCCGGCGGGCGGCGGACGGGACACTGGAGGCGGTCAGGGGGATCGGCCCGAAGACGGCGCTCGTGGTCCGCGAGGCCCTGGCCGGACGGACACCGGACTATCTGGAGCGGCTGGAGGAAGAGGCCGCGGCGCCGCTCGCCGAAGGCGGTGAGGCGTTGCGCGCCCGGCTGCGGGGCGACTGCCATCTGCACTCGGACTGGTCGGACGGCGGCAGCCCGATCGAGGCCATGGGCCGCGCGGCCCAGGGGCTGGGCCACAGCTGGGCGGCCCTCACCGATCACTCTCCCCGGCTGACCGTCGCCCACGGTCTCTCGCCGGAACGGTTGCGACGACAACTGGCGGAGGTGGCGGAACTCAACGAGCGGTGGGCACCGTTCAGGCTGCTCACCGGAATCGAGTGCGACATCCTCCCGGACGGCTCCCTCGACCAGGAACCGGAACTGCTCGCGCGGCTCGATGTCGTGGTCGTGTCCGTCCACTCGAAGCTGCGCATGGACCGTGACGCGATGACGCGGCGCATGATCGCGGCCGTTCGCCATCCGCACGCGGACGTACTGGGACACTGCACCGGGCGTCTGGTGACCGGGCGGGGACGCCCGGAGTCGGAGTTCGACGCGGAGGAGGTGTTCGCCGCGTGCGCGGAGGCGGGCACCGCCGTGGAGATCAACAGCCGCCCGGAGCGGCTCGATCCCCCACGGCGCCTGCTGCGCCGAGCGGTCGAGGCGGGCGTGCTGTTCGCGATCGACACCGACGCGCACGCGCCGGGGCAGCTGGACTGGCAGATCCGCGGCTGTGCGCGGGCCGAGGAGTGCGGGGTGCCGGTGGACCGCGTCGTCACGTCGTGGACGGCGGACGAGCTGCTGGCGTGGACGCGGGACGGGGAGCTTCCGGCGCGGCTGGCCTGA
- a CDS encoding DUF3618 domain-containing protein translates to MNEKSHDSGSTPSPEELRERVEGTRDELGRTVEALTAKADVKARARDMGAELKDRVQGATTHARDVARARTPEPVREKAGQAAGQLADAASSLGVAIQDNTPDAVQEKAARAMGAARDNRGLLIGLGVATLAVVCLVRRARRG, encoded by the coding sequence ATGAACGAGAAGTCGCACGACAGCGGTTCCACCCCGAGCCCCGAGGAGCTGCGCGAGCGGGTCGAGGGCACCCGTGACGAGCTCGGCCGGACCGTGGAGGCGCTGACGGCCAAGGCCGACGTGAAGGCTCGGGCGCGCGACATGGGGGCGGAGCTGAAGGACAGGGTCCAGGGCGCGACCACGCACGCCCGCGACGTGGCCCGCGCCAGGACCCCCGAGCCGGTACGGGAGAAGGCGGGACAGGCCGCCGGGCAGTTGGCCGACGCGGCCTCCTCGCTGGGTGTCGCCATCCAGGACAACACCCCGGACGCCGTACAGGAGAAGGCCGCTCGGGCCATGGGGGCGGCCCGGGACAACCGGGGTCTGCTCATCGGGCTCGGGGTCGCCACGCTGGCCGTGGTCTGCCTCGTCCGCCGGGCCCGACGCGGCTGA
- a CDS encoding phage holin family protein — MATTHDRPTDLAPGSSSDRPSEASTSELVGLASEQITRLARQELALAQAEMVRKGKRFGLGGGLFGGAGVVGFVALQTLAVAAIAALALVLPVWGAALVVTAVLCATAGAFALSGRKQLGRAMPPAPEQAIDGVKADVAEIKERTHR; from the coding sequence ATGGCCACGACGCACGACCGCCCGACCGATCTCGCCCCCGGTTCCTCATCGGACCGTCCCTCCGAAGCGTCGACGAGTGAGCTGGTCGGCCTCGCGTCGGAGCAGATCACCCGGTTGGCGCGGCAGGAACTCGCCCTGGCGCAGGCCGAGATGGTGCGCAAGGGCAAGCGCTTCGGTCTCGGCGGCGGCCTCTTCGGCGGTGCGGGCGTGGTGGGCTTCGTGGCCCTCCAGACCCTCGCCGTCGCGGCCATCGCCGCACTCGCGCTGGTCCTGCCGGTGTGGGGCGCCGCTCTCGTGGTGACGGCGGTGCTGTGCGCGACGGCGGGGGCCTTCGCCCTCAGCGGCAGGAAGCAGCTCGGCCGGGCGATGCCGCCCGCCCCCGAGCAGGCCATCGACGGTGTCAAGGCCGACGTGGCGGAGATCAAGGAAAGGACACACCGATGA
- a CDS encoding M55 family metallopeptidase: MKILISADMEGATGVTWPADVLPGTPEWERCRAMFTSDVNAAVLGFYDGGADDVIINEAHWSMRNLLLERLDDRARMLTGRHKSLSMVEGVQHGDVDGIAFVGYHTGAGTKGVLAHTYLANSITGVWLNGVRAGEGLLNARVAAEYGVPVVLVTGDDLTCEDAEGYAPAARKVAVKDHVSRYAAVCRTPARTAADIRAAAEEAAGLAVRHARVDGGPFTVELEFDAEHLSAAATVVPGVAPSGERRVAYTSATMYEGIRTFKAVTTIVSSAVEEQYG; encoded by the coding sequence ATGAAGATCCTGATCAGCGCCGACATGGAGGGCGCCACGGGGGTGACCTGGCCCGCCGACGTGCTGCCCGGCACCCCGGAGTGGGAGCGGTGCCGCGCGATGTTCACCTCCGACGTGAACGCGGCGGTTCTCGGTTTCTACGACGGGGGCGCCGACGACGTCATCATCAACGAGGCGCACTGGTCCATGCGCAACCTCCTGCTGGAACGGCTCGACGACCGGGCCCGGATGCTCACCGGCAGACACAAGTCCCTGAGCATGGTCGAGGGCGTCCAGCACGGGGACGTGGACGGCATCGCCTTCGTCGGCTATCACACGGGCGCCGGTACGAAGGGTGTCCTCGCCCACACCTATCTCGCCAACTCCATCACGGGGGTGTGGCTGAACGGGGTGCGCGCCGGCGAGGGACTGCTCAACGCCAGGGTGGCCGCCGAGTACGGTGTGCCGGTCGTCCTCGTCACCGGCGACGACCTGACCTGCGAGGACGCCGAGGGGTACGCCCCCGCCGCCCGCAAGGTCGCGGTCAAGGACCATGTGTCGCGGTACGCGGCGGTGTGCCGGACCCCGGCCCGTACCGCCGCCGACATCCGCGCCGCGGCCGAGGAGGCGGCCGGTTTGGCGGTGCGTCACGCCCGGGTGGACGGCGGTCCGTTTACGGTGGAGCTGGAGTTCGACGCCGAACACCTGTCCGCCGCCGCCACCGTGGTCCCCGGCGTCGCCCCCAGCGGTGAGCGGCGTGTGGCCTACACGAGCGCGACGATGTACGAAGGCATCCGCACATTCAAGGCGGTGACGACGATCGTGTCGTCCGCCGTGGAGGAACAGTATGGCTGA
- a CDS encoding M20/M25/M40 family metallo-hydrolase: MPPTAPSAPTTASPARSPDTGPVDGRALDESVTFTSELIRIDTTNRGGGDCRERPAAEYVAERLAATGLEPVLLERTPGRTNVVARIEGTDPSADALLVHGHLDVVPAEAADWTVHPFSGEIRDGVVWGRGAIDMKNMDAMVLAVVRAWARAGVRPRRDIVIAYTADEEASADDGSGFLADRHAGLFEGCTEGISESGAFTFHAGPGMSLYPIAAGERGTGWLKLTAHGKAGHGSKVNKANAVSALAAAVARIGAHEWPVRLTPTVRAALTEIAALHGISADLDSPGFEVDELLGKLGPAAALIEPTVRNSANPTMLDAGYKVNVIPGRATAYIDGRTVPGGEDEFRATLDRLTGPDVDWEFDHREVALQAPVDSPTYAGLRAAVERFDPDGHVVPYCMSGGTDAKQFSRLGITGYGFSPLKLPVGFDYQALFHGVDERVPVEALHFGVRVLDHYLRTA; the protein is encoded by the coding sequence ATGCCACCGACCGCCCCGTCCGCACCGACCACCGCCTCGCCCGCCCGGAGCCCCGACACCGGCCCGGTCGACGGCCGGGCGCTCGACGAATCGGTGACCTTCACCTCCGAACTGATCCGGATCGACACGACCAACCGGGGCGGCGGCGACTGCCGCGAGCGCCCCGCCGCCGAGTACGTCGCCGAACGGCTCGCCGCCACCGGACTGGAACCCGTCCTGCTGGAGCGCACCCCCGGACGCACCAACGTGGTCGCCAGGATCGAGGGCACCGACCCGTCGGCCGACGCCCTCCTCGTGCACGGCCATCTCGACGTGGTGCCCGCGGAGGCGGCGGACTGGACCGTCCACCCGTTCTCCGGGGAGATCCGGGATGGTGTCGTATGGGGCCGCGGCGCCATCGACATGAAGAACATGGACGCGATGGTCCTCGCCGTCGTACGGGCCTGGGCACGTGCCGGGGTCCGGCCCCGGCGGGACATCGTGATCGCGTACACCGCGGACGAGGAGGCCAGCGCCGACGACGGGTCCGGCTTTCTCGCCGACCGGCACGCCGGGCTCTTCGAGGGCTGTACGGAAGGCATCAGCGAGTCCGGTGCCTTCACCTTCCACGCCGGGCCGGGGATGTCGCTCTACCCGATCGCGGCGGGCGAGCGCGGCACCGGCTGGCTCAAGCTCACCGCCCACGGTAAGGCGGGTCACGGCTCCAAGGTCAACAAGGCCAACGCGGTCAGCGCGCTCGCCGCGGCCGTCGCCCGCATCGGGGCGCACGAATGGCCGGTGCGCCTCACCCCGACCGTGCGGGCCGCGCTCACCGAGATCGCCGCGCTGCACGGCATAAGCGCGGACCTGGACTCTCCCGGCTTCGAGGTGGACGAACTGCTGGGCAAGCTCGGCCCGGCCGCCGCGCTGATCGAGCCGACCGTCCGCAACAGCGCCAACCCGACCATGCTGGACGCCGGGTACAAGGTCAACGTGATCCCTGGCCGCGCCACCGCGTACATCGACGGCCGGACCGTCCCCGGCGGTGAGGACGAGTTCCGCGCCACCCTCGACCGGCTGACCGGACCCGACGTCGACTGGGAGTTCGACCACCGGGAGGTCGCCCTCCAGGCACCGGTCGACTCCCCGACGTACGCCGGACTGCGCGCGGCGGTGGAACGCTTCGACCCGGACGGGCACGTCGTGCCGTACTGCATGTCGGGAGGCACCGACGCCAAGCAGTTCTCCCGGCTCGGCATCACCGGCTACGGATTCTCACCGCTGAAACTGCCCGTCGGCTTCGACTACCAGGCGCTCTTCCACGGTGTCGACGAACGGGTGCCGGTCGAGGCCCTGCACTTCGGCGTCCGGGTCCTCGACCACTACCTGCGCACGGCGTAG
- a CDS encoding prolyl oligopeptidase family serine peptidase, whose amino-acid sequence MVPTGAYGTWPSPVDAALAASHDGRPDHVGVVGDEVWWTEPRPAENGRRALIRRRADGATGSVLPAPWDVRSRVIEYGGQPWAGTVRPDGGPLIVFVDFADQRLYAYAPDGPGEPWPLTPVSDLGGGLRWVDPHLHLDQGERGEVWCVLEEFTGAGPTDLRRLIAAVPLDGSAAGDREAVRELTDDRHRFVTGPKLSPDGRRAAWITWDHPRMPWDGTVVMVADVVNGSLTGSRPVVGDIDESVAQVEWDRDGSLLFVSDIGNWWEPQRLRPGSVARAVLPTSRLCPGREEEFGGALWKIGLSWFRPLENGTIAVIHGKGTNTLGILDPETGELVDVAGDRTEWAATLAVDGSRVIGVAASPHSSYEVVELDTATGHTRVIGAPHRDPVDPAYYPTTDVRTFSGPGGREIHAHVHPPHSPDRTGPDDERPPYVVWAHGGPTSRNPLVLDLEVAYFTSRGIGVVEVDYGGSTGYGREYRERLREQWGVVDVEDCAAVARALAAEGTADPDRLAVRGGSAGGWTAAASLTGTDVYACGTILFPVLDLTGWATDGTHDFESQYLDSLIGPLDEVPERYRDRSPLTAAGRLSTPFLLLQGLDDVICPPVQCERFLAAVRGRGVPHAYLAFEGEGHGFRRADTMIRALEAELSLYAQTFGLSRPDVPRLELER is encoded by the coding sequence ATGGTGCCCACCGGGGCTTACGGAACCTGGCCGTCACCCGTCGACGCGGCGCTCGCCGCTTCGCACGACGGCCGTCCGGACCACGTAGGAGTCGTCGGGGACGAGGTGTGGTGGACCGAGCCGCGCCCGGCCGAGAACGGCCGCCGCGCGCTGATCCGCCGCCGGGCCGACGGCGCCACCGGCTCCGTGCTGCCCGCCCCGTGGGACGTCCGCAGCCGCGTCATCGAGTACGGCGGACAGCCGTGGGCGGGGACCGTACGGCCCGACGGCGGCCCGCTGATCGTGTTCGTCGACTTCGCCGACCAACGGCTGTACGCGTACGCCCCGGACGGGCCCGGCGAACCCTGGCCGCTCACCCCGGTGTCGGACCTGGGCGGCGGGCTGCGCTGGGTCGACCCGCACCTCCACCTCGACCAGGGTGAGCGGGGCGAGGTCTGGTGCGTACTGGAGGAGTTCACGGGGGCGGGGCCGACCGATCTGCGCAGGCTGATCGCAGCCGTACCGCTGGACGGCTCGGCGGCCGGCGACCGGGAGGCCGTACGGGAACTCACCGACGACCGGCACCGGTTCGTCACCGGGCCGAAGCTCTCCCCGGACGGGCGACGGGCCGCGTGGATCACCTGGGACCACCCGCGGATGCCGTGGGACGGCACGGTGGTGATGGTCGCCGACGTGGTGAACGGCTCCCTCACCGGGTCCCGCCCGGTCGTCGGCGACATCGACGAGTCCGTGGCCCAGGTGGAGTGGGACCGGGACGGCTCGCTGCTGTTCGTCTCGGACATCGGCAACTGGTGGGAGCCGCAACGCCTGCGCCCCGGCTCGGTGGCCCGCGCGGTGCTGCCCACCAGCAGGCTCTGTCCCGGCCGGGAGGAGGAGTTCGGCGGGGCGCTCTGGAAGATCGGCCTCAGCTGGTTCCGTCCGCTGGAGAACGGCACGATCGCCGTCATCCACGGCAAGGGCACCAACACGCTCGGCATACTCGACCCGGAGACCGGTGAACTGGTCGACGTCGCGGGGGACAGGACCGAGTGGGCGGCCACCCTCGCGGTGGACGGCAGCCGCGTCATCGGCGTCGCCGCGAGCCCGCACAGCTCGTACGAGGTCGTCGAACTGGACACCGCCACCGGCCACACCCGGGTCATCGGCGCACCTCACCGGGACCCGGTCGATCCGGCGTACTACCCGACGACGGACGTCCGTACGTTCTCCGGCCCCGGCGGCCGTGAGATCCACGCCCACGTCCATCCGCCGCACAGCCCCGACCGGACCGGACCGGACGACGAACGCCCGCCCTACGTGGTGTGGGCACACGGCGGGCCCACCAGCCGCAACCCGCTCGTGCTCGATCTGGAGGTCGCCTACTTCACCTCACGCGGCATCGGCGTCGTCGAGGTCGACTACGGGGGCTCGACCGGCTACGGCAGGGAGTACCGCGAACGGCTGCGCGAACAGTGGGGCGTCGTCGACGTGGAGGACTGCGCCGCCGTCGCGCGGGCCCTTGCCGCCGAGGGGACCGCGGACCCGGACCGGCTGGCCGTCCGGGGCGGCAGCGCCGGTGGCTGGACCGCCGCCGCCTCCCTGACCGGTACCGACGTCTACGCCTGCGGCACCATCCTCTTCCCGGTCCTCGACCTGACGGGGTGGGCCACCGACGGGACCCACGACTTCGAGTCGCAGTACCTCGACTCCCTCATCGGTCCGCTCGACGAGGTGCCCGAGCGCTACCGGGACCGCTCGCCGCTGACCGCCGCCGGTCGGCTCAGCACCCCGTTCCTGCTGCTCCAGGGCCTGGACGACGTGATCTGCCCGCCGGTCCAGTGCGAACGGTTCCTGGCCGCCGTGCGAGGTCGTGGAGTTCCGCACGCCTATCTGGCGTTCGAGGGCGAGGGCCACGGATTCCGGCGCGCCGACACCATGATCCGCGCACTGGAGGCGGAACTCTCCCTGTACGCACAGACGTTCGGCTTGTCCCGCCCCGATGTGCCGAGGCTGGAGCTGGAGCGGTGA
- a CDS encoding CocE/NonD family hydrolase, whose product MSRAVPGFRRTLTGLACAALAAPLVLTAPAHASGTAARTVTPLRFTVPAGGRSCTVDADLYRPAGVDARHPAPAVLATNGFGGSKSDGTTDAIGRAFADRGYVALVYSGLGFGASGCLIALDAPDTDGRAASGLIDFLAGSRDADDGSHADYVTQDGPGDPRVGMIGGSYGGAVQLATAAVDHRVDAIVPMVTWNDLSYSLAPNNTGAGRGVSSDTPGVFKWQWTNGFYLMGEGQPLLVPRLDPSRFGSLSCLHFEVRVCEAVRLLNSGRLKDGSAADVIDYLRAVSPVSYLDRIETPTLLVQGQDDTLFNLNEATATYRALKARGTEVKMIWQAWGHSGGQVPGEWDLTEGNLDGSYVGGRVLAWFDRYLRHRTGTDTGPEFAYYRDWRSGYGTASEPPALTRTFRLSGDGGLVDSRAVAARGSRRYTNWPVPTSHSEFSLATLIGLSDPRPYDTPGTCLGWTSAPLTSPVDVVGAPRATLRVVSPRAERTRNSGDAADKLVLFAKVYDLAPNGSKTLVNRLVAPVRVPDPGKPFTVELPGIVHRYQAGHRLHFVLAASDTAYFGNRGATPVTVVNGPGGTGTLQLPVVGGATT is encoded by the coding sequence GTGTCGCGTGCCGTCCCTGGATTCCGTAGAACTCTCACAGGTCTCGCCTGCGCCGCGCTCGCCGCGCCGCTCGTCCTCACCGCCCCGGCGCACGCCTCCGGCACCGCCGCCCGCACGGTCACCCCGCTGCGGTTCACCGTCCCGGCCGGCGGCCGTTCCTGCACGGTGGACGCCGACCTCTACCGGCCGGCCGGAGTCGACGCCCGGCACCCCGCCCCCGCCGTCCTCGCCACCAACGGCTTCGGCGGCAGCAAGTCGGACGGCACCACCGACGCGATCGGCAGGGCCTTCGCCGACCGGGGCTATGTTGCCCTCGTCTACTCCGGACTGGGATTCGGCGCGTCCGGCTGTCTGATCGCACTCGACGCCCCGGACACCGACGGCCGGGCGGCGAGCGGACTGATCGACTTCCTCGCCGGGTCCCGTGACGCCGACGACGGCAGCCACGCCGACTACGTCACCCAGGACGGGCCGGGAGATCCGAGGGTCGGGATGATCGGCGGCTCGTACGGCGGCGCCGTGCAACTGGCCACCGCCGCGGTCGACCACCGGGTCGACGCGATCGTCCCCATGGTCACCTGGAACGACCTGTCGTACTCCCTGGCCCCCAACAACACCGGGGCCGGGAGAGGGGTCTCGTCCGACACCCCCGGGGTCTTCAAATGGCAGTGGACCAACGGCTTCTACCTCATGGGCGAGGGGCAGCCGCTCCTCGTGCCCCGCCTCGACCCTTCGAGGTTCGGCAGCCTGAGCTGTCTGCACTTCGAGGTGAGGGTCTGCGAGGCCGTACGGCTGCTCAACTCCGGCCGTCTGAAGGACGGGAGCGCCGCCGACGTGATCGACTACCTGCGCGCTGTCTCGCCGGTGTCGTACCTCGACCGGATCGAGACCCCCACCCTGCTGGTGCAGGGACAGGACGACACCCTGTTCAACCTCAACGAGGCCACCGCCACCTACCGGGCCCTCAAGGCGCGGGGCACCGAGGTCAAGATGATCTGGCAGGCGTGGGGGCACAGCGGCGGCCAGGTGCCGGGCGAGTGGGACCTCACCGAGGGGAACCTCGACGGCAGTTACGTCGGCGGACGGGTCCTCGCCTGGTTCGACCGCTACCTCCGGCACCGGACCGGTACCGACACCGGTCCCGAGTTCGCCTACTACCGCGACTGGCGGAGCGGCTACGGCACCGCGTCCGAACCACCCGCCCTCACCCGGACGTTCAGGCTCTCCGGCGACGGCGGACTCGTCGACAGCCGGGCCGTGGCCGCCCGGGGCAGCCGCCGCTACACCAACTGGCCGGTCCCGACCAGCCATTCCGAGTTCTCCCTGGCGACTCTGATCGGTCTGTCCGACCCCCGGCCCTATGACACCCCGGGCACCTGCCTCGGCTGGACCAGCGCCCCGCTGACATCGCCCGTCGACGTGGTCGGCGCGCCGAGGGCCACGCTGAGGGTCGTCTCACCGAGGGCGGAACGGACGCGGAACAGCGGTGACGCCGCCGACAAGCTGGTGCTCTTCGCCAAGGTGTACGACCTGGCTCCGAACGGCTCGAAGACACTGGTGAACCGGCTGGTCGCACCGGTCCGGGTGCCGGACCCCGGCAAACCCTTCACCGTCGAGCTGCCGGGAATCGTGCACCGCTACCAGGCGGGGCACCGGCTGCACTTCGTGCTCGCGGCGAGCGACACCGCGTATTTCGGCAACCGCGGGGCCACACCCGTCACGGTCGTCAACGGGCCCGGGGGCACCGGAACCCTCCAGCTGCCGGTCGTCGGCGGCGCGACGACCTGA
- a CDS encoding DUF2795 domain-containing protein, which yields MANINPIELQKALKGADYPSSREDLVSRAKKNGADDAFVEKLSSVSKKKFGGPDEVQKAVFDH from the coding sequence ATGGCGAACATCAACCCGATCGAGCTGCAGAAGGCCCTCAAGGGCGCCGACTACCCGTCCAGCCGCGAGGACCTGGTCTCACGGGCCAAGAAGAACGGCGCGGACGACGCCTTCGTCGAGAAGCTGTCGAGCGTGAGCAAGAAGAAGTTCGGCGGCCCCGACGAGGTGCAGAAGGCCGTGTTCGACCACTGA
- a CDS encoding DUF6204 family protein has translation MSTQHTYRVIVRGTWDGLTDEARARLLAEVEAHGLSAMRFCEEGSLSYDAALKHFSYRFVVVSDARDGEEMAAAIAEDRAGTALRERGYGHGELRSTVTDMDTMKINHRSRR, from the coding sequence ATGAGTACACAGCACACGTACCGGGTGATCGTGCGTGGCACGTGGGACGGATTGACGGACGAGGCGCGCGCCCGGCTGCTGGCCGAGGTCGAGGCGCACGGACTGTCGGCGATGCGGTTCTGCGAGGAGGGCTCGCTCTCGTACGACGCAGCGCTGAAGCACTTCAGCTACCGCTTCGTGGTGGTCTCGGACGCGCGGGACGGCGAGGAGATGGCCGCCGCGATCGCCGAGGACCGGGCCGGCACCGCGCTGAGGGAGCGTGGGTACGGGCACGGCGAACTGCGTTCCACGGTGACGGACATGGACACGATGAAGATCAACCACAGGTCCCGCCGGTAG
- a CDS encoding VOC family protein, with product MEILGTTLRICVDDLEAAVVFYERLTSSPALRFERGGVSVAAIGCFLLMSGPEEELEILRKVTATIAVKNVDEAHAALTDVGARVLVGPVPTPVGRNLIAMHPDGSVFEYADRRPAV from the coding sequence ATGGAAATCCTCGGAACCACGCTGCGCATCTGCGTCGACGACCTGGAGGCCGCGGTGGTCTTCTACGAGCGCCTCACGAGTTCTCCGGCGCTGCGCTTCGAGCGCGGCGGGGTCTCGGTCGCCGCCATCGGCTGCTTCCTCCTCATGAGCGGACCGGAGGAGGAGCTTGAGATCCTGCGCAAGGTGACGGCGACGATCGCCGTCAAGAACGTCGACGAGGCGCACGCGGCACTCACCGATGTAGGCGCCCGTGTCCTCGTCGGCCCGGTGCCGACCCCGGTGGGCCGCAACCTGATCGCGATGCATCCGGACGGTTCGGTCTTCGAGTACGCGGACCGGCGGCCGGCCGTCTGA
- a CDS encoding methyltransferase domain-containing protein, which yields MPKETAVYTHGHHESVLRSHRWRTAANSAAYLIPELRPGLDVLDVGCGPGTITADLAELVAPGRVTAVDTAPGVLEQAATAVSERGLDNVEFAVTDVHALDFPDDSFDVVHAHQVLQHVGDPVRALSEMRRVCRPGGVVAARDSDYAAMTWYPEVPALAEWQELYGRVARANGGEPDAGRRLLSWARRAGFTDITPTAATWCFATPESRAWWSGLWADRTTGSVYAELAVEGGHAGAGELAGIAAAWRAWGARDDGWFMVPHGEVLCRV from the coding sequence ATGCCGAAGGAGACCGCCGTCTACACCCACGGCCACCACGAGTCGGTGCTGCGCTCGCACCGCTGGCGCACCGCCGCCAACTCCGCGGCCTATCTGATCCCCGAACTCCGACCCGGACTCGACGTGCTGGACGTCGGGTGCGGTCCGGGCACGATCACCGCCGATCTGGCGGAGCTGGTGGCCCCAGGCCGGGTGACGGCGGTCGACACCGCACCGGGGGTCCTGGAACAGGCGGCGACGGCCGTGTCCGAACGCGGCCTGGACAACGTCGAGTTCGCCGTCACCGATGTGCACGCGCTGGACTTCCCCGACGACTCCTTCGACGTCGTCCACGCCCACCAGGTGCTCCAGCACGTGGGAGACCCCGTACGGGCGCTCAGCGAGATGCGCAGGGTGTGCCGCCCCGGTGGCGTCGTCGCGGCCCGCGACAGCGACTACGCCGCGATGACCTGGTACCCGGAGGTGCCCGCCCTGGCCGAGTGGCAGGAGCTGTACGGGCGGGTGGCCCGCGCCAACGGCGGGGAACCGGATGCGGGGCGGCGGCTGCTCTCCTGGGCCCGTCGGGCCGGCTTCACCGACATCACCCCGACCGCCGCAACCTGGTGCTTCGCCACCCCCGAGAGCCGGGCCTGGTGGAGCGGGCTGTGGGCCGACCGCACGACCGGTTCGGTGTACGCGGAGCTGGCGGTGGAGGGCGGGCACGCGGGCGCCGGGGAACTGGCGGGCATCGCCGCCGCCTGGCGCGCCTGGGGCGCGCGGGACGACGGCTGGTTCATGGTGCCGCACGGCGAAGTCCTCTGCCGCGTCTGA